In Arsenophonus sp. aPb, one DNA window encodes the following:
- the tehB gene encoding SAM-dependent methyltransferase TehB produces the protein MNKLICYKQFTIWNKATIPLGLMERHNTQEGIWAQLTIYRGSLQFVIFDENGNEQQQHFDVKCQPIQIQPQMWHKIASVSDDIECQLSFYCREEALFYKRNGLTLPHSEVCVLSQITKPCKVLDLGSGRGRNSFFLALQGYAVTAMDINPQHINAIEIVKKSADFKQIKTAIYDINDQALTENYDIIISTVVLMFLQRNKIAKIIEDMQNHTNVSGYNLIVCAVETDDTPYEILPFNSFLAPSELINYYKDWEIIKYNEEPGHLHKTDKFGNRIKLNFATLIARKKRLNKV, from the coding sequence ATGAACAAGCTTATTTGTTACAAACAATTTACTATTTGGAATAAGGCCACAATCCCTTTAGGACTAATGGAACGGCATAATACCCAAGAGGGTATATGGGCTCAATTGACGATATATCGAGGCAGTTTGCAGTTTGTCATATTTGATGAGAATGGTAATGAGCAGCAGCAACATTTTGATGTAAAATGTCAACCAATTCAAATTCAGCCTCAAATGTGGCATAAAATAGCATCTGTTAGTGATGATATTGAGTGTCAACTCTCTTTTTATTGCCGCGAAGAAGCACTTTTTTATAAAAGAAATGGCCTTACACTTCCACATTCAGAAGTTTGTGTTCTTTCACAAATTACCAAACCATGTAAAGTATTAGATTTGGGATCAGGCAGGGGTCGTAATAGTTTTTTTTTGGCATTACAAGGTTATGCTGTGACTGCAATGGATATCAATCCTCAACATATTAATGCCATTGAAATAGTAAAAAAATCAGCTGATTTTAAGCAGATAAAAACAGCAATCTATGACATTAATGATCAGGCTTTGACAGAAAATTACGATATAATTATTTCAACCGTGGTATTGATGTTTTTACAGAGAAATAAAATCGCTAAGATTATTGAGGATATGCAAAATCATACTAATGTTAGTGGTTACAATTTAATTGTTTGTGCAGTTGAAACAGATGATACTCCTTATGAAATTTTACCTTTTAATAGTTTCTTAGCACCTAGTGAATTAATAAATTATTATAAAGATTGGGAAATCATCAAATACAATGAAGAACCAGGGCATTTACATAAAACTGATAAATTTGGT
- a CDS encoding TonB-dependent siderophore receptor — translation MKNIKYMRVPFCGSLLMLTMSTTAQTATAEINNTKNQQDTIVVHAKSQNDFQSGGDSLVPAYLDGHIAHGGRLGMLGEQNAMDVPFNVIGYTAKMVSDQQAKTVAEVVNNDAGVQSVQGFGNFAETYRIRGFKLDGDDMTLGGLPGILPRQMVDTAMIERVEIFKGANALVNGAASSGVGGIINLEPKRAEDIPITRLGLDYTSLSQVGGILDVGRRFGEDNQFGARFNLVHREGETAVKNDKRRTTLATLALDYHSNRVRSSLDFGYQKKTFHGGTMGVNISGVDFIPLVPKNRHNYSQKWGYSNIENQFGLVRAEYDLADNWIMYAGAGGQRSQEIGTYSSPKILNRKGDATVSRLDTKLFTDSFSAMAGVRGQLATGFITHRLNMGYSAQNKRNRMAWRRSTNDPITNIYHTHDVAMPDNTIFGGNYSDPLTTGRAFTQGWLLSDTLSAFDNKLQLLIAARHQKVEVRNYNNETGAEERDARYSKSHWMPTYGLVYKPWQQVALYANHTEALQPGSIAPKDASNYGQSTGIAYSQQNEIGMKMDFDRIGGTLALFEIKKPSALLDSVTKRYSLAGQQRNRGIELNIFGEPVLGLRLNTSATWLAPVLTKTQDRVNDGNDAIGVPRFNMVIGAEYDIQSIDGLTAIMRINHTGSQYVNIENSRKLASYTTLDLAMRYNMQVNHNQNEMVWRVGIDNLTNEKYWSGVEDYGTYIFQGTPRILKVSVSYDF, via the coding sequence ATGAAAAATATCAAATATATGAGGGTACCATTTTGTGGCTCGTTATTGATGCTAACAATGAGTACTACAGCGCAAACAGCAACTGCTGAAATCAATAATACAAAAAATCAACAAGATACAATTGTCGTGCATGCAAAGTCACAAAATGACTTTCAATCTGGCGGAGATTCACTCGTGCCAGCCTATCTAGATGGCCATATTGCACATGGTGGTCGTCTTGGTATGTTGGGCGAGCAAAATGCCATGGATGTTCCATTTAATGTCATTGGTTATACGGCGAAAATGGTCAGCGATCAACAGGCAAAAACTGTTGCTGAGGTCGTCAATAACGATGCTGGAGTTCAGAGTGTACAAGGATTTGGTAATTTTGCCGAAACTTATCGTATTAGAGGCTTTAAGTTAGATGGTGATGATATGACACTCGGTGGATTGCCTGGCATTCTACCTCGTCAGATGGTGGATACCGCAATGATCGAGCGGGTGGAAATTTTCAAGGGTGCTAACGCATTAGTCAATGGTGCCGCTTCTTCTGGCGTCGGTGGTATTATTAACCTTGAACCCAAACGAGCTGAAGATATACCTATTACCCGTTTAGGTTTAGACTACACTTCACTATCACAAGTAGGTGGAATATTAGATGTTGGGCGCCGTTTTGGTGAAGATAATCAGTTTGGTGCGCGTTTCAATTTAGTTCACCGCGAGGGAGAAACTGCGGTAAAAAATGATAAACGCCGAACCACGTTAGCCACGCTTGCTTTGGATTATCATAGTAATCGAGTTAGAAGTTCATTGGATTTCGGTTATCAAAAGAAAACTTTTCACGGTGGTACCATGGGAGTGAATATTAGTGGCGTCGATTTTATCCCACTAGTACCCAAGAACAGACACAATTATAGTCAAAAGTGGGGTTATAGTAATATAGAAAACCAGTTTGGTCTGGTACGAGCTGAATATGATCTAGCTGATAATTGGATAATGTATGCTGGGGCGGGTGGTCAACGTAGCCAAGAAATAGGTACCTATAGCTCACCGAAAATATTAAATCGCAAAGGTGATGCAACAGTAAGCCGGCTTGATACCAAACTTTTTACTGATTCGTTTAGTGCTATGGCAGGCGTAAGGGGGCAGCTTGCAACCGGCTTTATCACTCATCGCTTGAATATGGGATATTCTGCACAAAATAAACGTAATAGGATGGCATGGCGAAGGTCTACTAATGATCCTATTACCAATATTTATCATACTCATGATGTTGCTATGCCGGATAATACCATTTTTGGTGGTAACTATTCTGATCCATTAACAACTGGTCGTGCCTTTACTCAGGGTTGGTTATTAAGTGATACATTGAGTGCCTTTGATAATAAATTACAATTATTGATAGCTGCACGTCATCAGAAAGTTGAGGTTCGTAATTATAATAATGAAACCGGTGCTGAAGAACGTGATGCACGGTATAGCAAGAGCCATTGGATGCCTACCTATGGGTTAGTTTACAAACCATGGCAGCAAGTTGCTTTATATGCCAATCATACTGAAGCCTTGCAACCGGGAAGCATAGCACCAAAGGACGCATCAAATTATGGTCAAAGTACAGGTATTGCCTATTCCCAGCAAAATGAGATAGGGATGAAAATGGATTTTGACCGGATCGGCGGCACATTAGCATTATTTGAAATTAAAAAACCGTCTGCACTTTTGGATAGTGTCACAAAACGTTATAGCCTTGCAGGTCAACAACGTAATCGAGGTATAGAATTAAACATATTTGGTGAACCGGTATTAGGTTTGCGATTGAATACTAGTGCAACTTGGTTAGCTCCAGTGTTAACAAAGACACAAGATAGAGTCAATGATGGTAATGATGCGATTGGAGTACCGCGTTTTAACATGGTTATAGGCGCTGAATATGATATTCAATCAATAGACGGTTTAACGGCAATCATGCGGATAAATCATACTGGTTCCCAATATGTAAATATAGAAAATAGTAGAAAACTTGCTAGCTATACCACTTTGGATTTGGCAATGCGTTACAATATGCAAGTTAATCATAATCAAAATGAGATGGTTTGGCGGGTTGGTATTGATAACTTAACTAATGAAAAATATTGGTCTGGCGTTGAAGACTATGGTACTTATATTTTTCAGGGTACACCGCGTATTTTGAAGGTTTCTGTCAGTTATGATTTTTGA
- a CDS encoding DNA/RNA non-specific endonuclease, whose translation MKIFLPFIFLFLLISGCNIVRHEPASVKPIEKITPQVRQNCGIGCPLGGSNTTIQRVVYTLNNNSNTKFANWVAYLITMDSLGSGKDRNWKKDPNLSNDETLSPADYIGANKALKVDRGHQAPLASLAGLADWPALNYLSNITPQVAELNQGVWARLEDQERALARAGNKVFSVTGPLYEKNIGKLPNSDKKHLIPSGYWKVTYINDSPEKSSYAAFIMEQSTPQSGSFCQYQVTVKEIEQRTGLIIWSGLPENIQQAIKSKPGKLVEKMGCSIIHPKY comes from the coding sequence ATGAAAATATTTTTACCATTTATTTTTTTATTTTTACTTATTTCTGGTTGTAATATTGTTCGACATGAACCAGCATCTGTTAAGCCTATTGAAAAAATTACGCCTCAAGTTAGACAAAATTGTGGAATAGGTTGTCCATTAGGAGGAAGTAATACCACGATACAACGTGTAGTCTACACGCTAAATAATAATAGTAATACTAAATTTGCAAATTGGGTTGCCTACTTAATAACGATGGATAGCTTAGGCAGCGGTAAGGATAGAAATTGGAAAAAAGATCCTAATTTAAGTAATGATGAAACTTTATCTCCAGCGGATTATATTGGTGCCAATAAAGCATTAAAAGTGGATAGAGGACATCAGGCGCCATTAGCTTCTTTGGCAGGTTTAGCGGACTGGCCAGCACTTAATTATTTATCTAATATCACCCCACAAGTCGCAGAACTTAATCAAGGCGTATGGGCGCGTTTAGAAGATCAAGAAAGAGCTCTCGCCAGAGCAGGTAATAAGGTATTTTCAGTAACAGGTCCTTTATATGAAAAAAATATTGGTAAGCTACCTAATAGCGACAAAAAACATCTTATCCCTAGTGGATACTGGAAAGTGACATATATAAATGACAGTCCTGAAAAATCTTCTTATGCTGCATTTATTATGGAACAAAGTACGCCACAGAGTGGGAGTTTTTGTCAATATCAAGTCACAGTAAAAGAAATTGAACAGAGAACTGGGTTAATTATTTGGAGTGGGTTACCAGAAAATATTCAGCAAGCAATAAAATCAAAACCAGGAAAATTAGTTGAAAAAATGGGTTGTAGTATAATTCATCCTAAATATTAA